One genomic region from Sphingobacterium multivorum encodes:
- a CDS encoding HYC_CC_PP family protein has product MYNNIAPIIKKIANRYELTGLINNTYITLVIFGFSFVTTSYNIYPKYYKKKLHIFSIFASMKKIALLIGLFFYLLAASGASVHLHFCQGETQSVSLSESHNMACPLCAKSAKKQQKHCHETGSCKDVKIEAQKVDHFNRVTQNIDFNTFSPAIITLHWILNYYDFSGEEDDFSKLKYADFASYNRQSPPVFILNQNFRI; this is encoded by the coding sequence TTGTACAATAATATTGCCCCAATAATCAAAAAGATAGCTAATAGGTACGAGCTGACCGGATTGATAAATAATACATACATAACTCTGGTAATTTTTGGTTTTTCATTTGTTACTACAAGTTATAACATTTATCCAAAATATTACAAAAAAAAATTACATATTTTCTCTATTTTTGCTTCGATGAAGAAAATTGCACTATTAATCGGCCTATTTTTCTATTTGCTCGCAGCAAGTGGTGCCTCAGTGCATCTTCATTTTTGCCAAGGGGAAACACAAAGTGTCTCGTTATCGGAAAGCCATAATATGGCCTGCCCTCTGTGTGCCAAGTCTGCAAAAAAACAGCAGAAACACTGTCATGAAACAGGAAGCTGTAAAGATGTTAAGATCGAAGCACAAAAGGTTGATCATTTTAACCGGGTGACACAAAATATTGATTTTAATACTTTTTCTCCCGCAATAATTACGCTTCATTGGATACTTAATTATTATGATTTCTCTGGGGAGGAAGACGATTTTTCTAAACTAAAGTATGCCGATTTTGCGAGTTACAATAGACAGAGCCCTCCTGTTTTTATTCTCAATCAAAATTTTCGAATTTAA
- a CDS encoding DUF2795 domain-containing protein yields the protein MYWTLELASHLEDAPWPATKDELIDYAIRSGAPVEVIENLQSLEDDGEPYENIEEIWPDYPTKDDFFFNEDEY from the coding sequence ATGTATTGGACATTAGAATTAGCTTCGCATCTAGAAGATGCACCATGGCCAGCAACAAAAGATGAATTAATCGATTACGCTATTCGTTCGGGTGCACCTGTTGAGGTGATTGAAAACTTACAATCTCTTGAGGACGATGGTGAGCCATATGAAAATATCGAAGAAATTTGGCCCGACTATCCAACAAAAGACGATTTCTTCTTCAATGAAGATGAATACTAA
- the trpA gene encoding tryptophan synthase subunit alpha, which translates to MNTIEKKEGTPLLSIYFTAGYPTLDSTIHIAKKLEDAGADFLEIGFPYSDPVADGPVIQHSSEIALANGMTVEKLFNQLNDLRKHVSIPVFLMGYFNPVLQFGVERFCEACKNVGVNGVIIPDLPMDEYEELYKETFEKNGTANIFIVTPQTSEERVRKIDSLSRSFIYLLSSNATTGKTLDVGDDTAAYFKRIHDLQLKNPLIVGFGISDKPTFQKASKHTAGAIIGTAFVKRLKEPDYLDQIPAFISSIKA; encoded by the coding sequence ATGAATACAATTGAGAAAAAAGAAGGTACCCCCCTTTTATCGATATATTTTACAGCTGGGTATCCAACATTGGACAGCACAATCCATATTGCAAAGAAATTGGAAGATGCCGGCGCGGACTTTCTGGAAATCGGTTTCCCTTATTCCGATCCAGTGGCAGATGGACCTGTCATTCAGCACAGTTCTGAAATTGCCTTGGCAAATGGTATGACTGTAGAAAAGTTATTTAATCAGTTGAATGACCTGCGTAAGCATGTCAGTATCCCCGTATTTTTGATGGGCTACTTTAATCCTGTACTTCAATTTGGTGTGGAAAGATTCTGTGAAGCATGTAAAAATGTAGGCGTTAATGGTGTCATTATACCCGACCTACCCATGGATGAATACGAAGAACTTTACAAAGAGACGTTCGAGAAAAATGGGACCGCCAATATATTCATCGTAACACCGCAGACTTCTGAAGAACGCGTCAGAAAAATAGACAGCCTTTCTAGGAGCTTTATTTATTTACTTTCTTCCAATGCAACGACGGGTAAAACACTTGATGTTGGAGACGATACAGCAGCTTACTTTAAGCGGATACATGATCTCCAATTAAAAAATCCATTGATCGTTGGCTTCGGTATCTCCGATAAACCGACCTTTCAAAAAGCAAGCAAGCATACGGCGGGTGCCATTATAGGTACTGCATTTGTAAAACGGTTAAAAGAACCGGATTATCTCGACCAAATCCCAGCATTTATCTCGTCTATTAAAGCTTAA
- the trpD gene encoding anthranilate phosphoribosyltransferase — translation MKEILAHLFEYKTFSRQEAYEILTNIAMGKYDSHQIAAFMTAYGMRSIRVEELGGFRDAMYDLCLKLDFDGYDLIDLCGTGGDGKNTFNISTIASFITAGAGYHVAKHGNIGVSSSCGSSNVMEYLGYQFSNDKAELQRQLDEANICFLHAPLFHPAMKTVAPIRRALGVKTFFNMLGPLTNPSNPRFQSVGVFSLELARLYGYLYQNTNKQYSIIHALDGYDEISMTGDFKLINNQGENYYNMEELGFTPVSAQELTGGETIADAAHTFLSILNNQGTDVQNNVVLTNAAFAIKTFNPEKSFGDCFYEAEGSLMGGKALRSFQKLIKK, via the coding sequence ATGAAAGAAATTTTAGCGCATTTATTTGAATACAAGACATTTTCTCGGCAAGAGGCCTACGAGATTCTAACCAACATTGCCATGGGCAAATATGACAGCCACCAAATTGCTGCATTTATGACCGCTTATGGTATGCGCAGCATTCGCGTTGAAGAGCTTGGAGGGTTTAGGGATGCGATGTATGATTTATGTCTCAAACTGGATTTTGATGGTTATGATTTAATTGACCTTTGCGGTACAGGTGGGGATGGTAAAAATACCTTTAATATCTCGACAATAGCATCTTTTATCACAGCTGGGGCTGGTTACCATGTCGCAAAACACGGTAATATCGGGGTATCTTCGAGCTGTGGTTCTTCCAATGTCATGGAATATTTAGGCTATCAATTCAGCAACGATAAGGCTGAACTACAACGCCAGCTTGATGAAGCCAACATCTGTTTTCTCCATGCACCATTGTTTCACCCTGCAATGAAAACTGTTGCCCCGATACGTCGTGCATTGGGTGTTAAGACTTTCTTTAACATGCTAGGGCCATTGACAAATCCTTCCAATCCTAGATTTCAGTCTGTTGGTGTATTTAGTTTAGAATTAGCAAGACTATATGGTTATTTATACCAAAACACCAACAAACAATATTCCATTATTCATGCTTTGGACGGTTATGACGAGATATCCATGACCGGTGATTTTAAGTTAATCAACAACCAAGGGGAAAATTACTACAACATGGAAGAGCTTGGTTTCACCCCTGTCTCAGCCCAGGAGCTGACAGGAGGTGAAACGATAGCGGATGCCGCCCACACATTCTTATCGATATTGAACAATCAGGGTACAGATGTGCAGAACAATGTTGTTTTGACCAATGCCGCATTTGCGATCAAGACCTTTAACCCCGAAAAATCTTTTGGCGACTGTTTTTATGAAGCAGAAGGTTCATTGATGGGAGGTAAAGCTTTACGAAGTTTCCAAAAACTAATCAAAAAATAA
- a CDS encoding phosphocholine-specific phospholipase C, whose product MDTRRDFLKKAAMLAGGASLSHVIPSAIAKAMAINPALGSTFYDAEHVVLLMQENRSFDHAFGTLRGVRGFNDPRAIRQPNRNKVWFQTQKSGETFAPFRLDIKDSKVTWMGCLPHNWTDQTDARNKGKMNRWLDVKHSGFKEFADLPLTMGHYTREDIPFYYSLADSFTICDQHFCSSITGTNPNRLYFWTANIRENLTGKALVWNGDSEFSGKATWTTFPERLSELGVDWKIYQNEISSSSAGYSGEANSWLANFGCNPMEYFPQYQVKYHPRYRQLLTLKKEDLERKISETPAAEALEDLKKNLKHIQEELQRYTAENFEKLDERTKDIHRRAFVNNSAQPDYMELETMHYQEGGQQRELQIPKGDVLYQFRKDVEEGKLPTVSWLAPPQLFSDHPDSPWFGAWYVSEIMDILTQNPEVWKKTIFILTYDENDGYFDHFAPFTAPNPDDTESGKVSEGINPALEFVRRDEQYYPESGRESNIGLGYRVPMIIASPWTRGGWVNSQVFDHTSSLQFLEKFINHKINKNIKETNISSWRRTVCGDLTSAFRPYHGETMNKPIVLEREPFIQEIHQAKFKGLPMGFKALSAMEIKQIEQDPGSSPYFPKQEKGLRDSCILPYELYVHGEYEPKGDYLITFEASNKIFGKHAAGSPFTVYHAASYKGEVGTSRNYAVSPGDYVTDHWSLDAFDKRIYHFEIHGPNGFYREFKGDADNPYVKIRCMYEKNKNESAFTGRLSFSCTNNGKTTEQLVFEDISYGKEKRSLQLKGGQSITIHFDLAKQNFWYDFRLICTGFLNFEERYAGRIEVGNSGKSDPLLSR is encoded by the coding sequence ATGGATACGCGAAGAGATTTTTTAAAGAAAGCGGCTATGCTTGCCGGGGGAGCATCTCTCTCCCATGTTATTCCATCCGCTATTGCGAAGGCGATGGCTATTAATCCAGCATTGGGCAGCACCTTTTATGATGCCGAGCACGTCGTTTTATTAATGCAGGAAAACCGTTCATTTGATCATGCCTTTGGAACACTACGTGGTGTAAGAGGCTTCAATGACCCAAGAGCTATCCGTCAACCCAATCGAAATAAAGTATGGTTTCAGACGCAAAAATCCGGAGAAACATTTGCCCCCTTCCGATTGGATATCAAAGATTCAAAAGTTACCTGGATGGGCTGTCTTCCGCACAACTGGACCGATCAAACTGACGCAAGGAATAAGGGTAAAATGAACAGATGGTTGGATGTAAAACATTCTGGATTTAAAGAATTTGCCGATCTACCGTTGACTATGGGACATTATACCCGTGAAGACATTCCTTTTTACTATTCTCTAGCGGACTCTTTCACTATTTGCGATCAGCACTTTTGTTCGAGCATCACCGGCACGAATCCAAACCGGCTTTATTTCTGGACGGCCAATATCCGGGAAAATCTGACAGGAAAAGCCTTAGTTTGGAATGGAGACTCCGAGTTTAGTGGGAAAGCAACATGGACCACTTTTCCCGAACGCCTTTCGGAATTAGGCGTAGACTGGAAAATCTATCAAAATGAAATTTCTTCAAGCAGTGCTGGTTATAGTGGAGAGGCAAACAGCTGGCTCGCCAATTTTGGTTGTAATCCGATGGAGTACTTCCCCCAATATCAGGTCAAATATCATCCCCGCTATCGCCAGCTCCTGACACTAAAAAAAGAAGATCTCGAGCGTAAAATTAGCGAAACACCAGCTGCCGAAGCACTTGAAGATTTAAAGAAAAATCTCAAGCATATTCAAGAAGAATTACAGCGATATACAGCCGAGAACTTTGAAAAGCTCGACGAGCGGACAAAAGATATTCATCGCCGTGCCTTTGTTAACAACAGTGCGCAGCCAGATTATATGGAATTGGAAACAATGCATTATCAAGAAGGGGGGCAACAGCGCGAGTTACAGATCCCTAAAGGAGATGTCCTGTATCAATTCCGAAAAGATGTTGAGGAGGGTAAACTTCCAACCGTATCTTGGTTAGCTCCGCCCCAGCTTTTTTCTGACCACCCCGATTCTCCTTGGTTCGGCGCATGGTATGTCAGCGAAATTATGGACATTCTCACCCAAAATCCAGAAGTTTGGAAAAAGACAATTTTTATACTTACCTATGATGAGAATGATGGGTATTTCGATCACTTTGCACCCTTTACAGCACCAAACCCTGATGATACAGAAAGTGGAAAAGTATCCGAGGGAATAAACCCTGCGTTGGAATTTGTACGCCGCGATGAGCAATATTATCCTGAAAGCGGAAGAGAAAGCAATATCGGTCTTGGCTATCGTGTGCCGATGATTATTGCTTCTCCGTGGACCAGAGGCGGTTGGGTCAATTCACAAGTGTTTGACCATACCTCCAGTTTACAATTCCTGGAGAAGTTTATTAATCACAAAATCAATAAAAATATAAAAGAAACCAACATCAGCAGTTGGCGACGTACCGTATGTGGAGACTTAACTTCAGCATTTAGACCCTATCATGGAGAAACCATGAACAAACCTATTGTGCTGGAACGAGAGCCTTTTATCCAGGAGATTCATCAAGCCAAGTTCAAAGGCCTTCCTATGGGCTTCAAAGCACTTAGCGCAATGGAGATCAAACAAATTGAGCAAGACCCCGGCAGTTCACCCTATTTCCCAAAACAGGAAAAAGGGCTTCGGGATTCATGTATCCTTCCTTATGAACTTTATGTACATGGCGAATACGAACCCAAGGGGGATTACTTGATCACATTTGAGGCGTCAAATAAAATTTTTGGCAAGCATGCTGCGGGCTCACCATTTACAGTTTACCATGCTGCTAGCTACAAAGGAGAAGTTGGAACCTCCAGAAATTATGCGGTTTCTCCAGGAGATTATGTAACAGACCATTGGTCGCTAGATGCCTTCGACAAAAGAATATACCATTTTGAAATCCATGGGCCAAACGGATTTTATCGGGAATTTAAAGGCGACGCGGATAATCCATATGTAAAGATCCGCTGTATGTATGAAAAAAATAAAAATGAATCAGCATTTACTGGCCGTTTGTCTTTCTCCTGTACAAACAATGGGAAGACAACCGAGCAACTTGTTTTTGAGGATATCAGCTATGGAAAAGAAAAAAGGAGTCTGCAACTTAAAGGTGGACAATCTATCACGATACATTTTGATTTGGCTAAGCAAAACTTTTGGTATGATTTTCGCCTCATCTGCACTGGCTTTCTAAATTTTGAAGAACGATATGCGGGTCGTATAGAGGTTGGAAATTCGGGAAAAAGTGACCCCTTATTAAGCCGATAA
- a CDS encoding phosphoribosylanthranilate isomerase: MAVKVKVCGMKYPDNITAVASLGIDYMGFIFYDQSKRYVGQSSSAYIKELDGLSKVGVFVNASLSAILDKITEFQLNVIQLHGDESVEFCLELKEKSGVIILKAFGVDQNFDWIQLDPYAKVVDYFLFDTKSSSYGGTGVQFDWSLLDQYKLTTPYFLSGGLDPENIKTALERNDPRLYALDLNSKFEVEPGLKDIALLSHSINTIKK; the protein is encoded by the coding sequence ATGGCGGTCAAAGTAAAAGTTTGTGGTATGAAATATCCCGACAATATAACCGCTGTAGCTTCCTTGGGCATCGATTATATGGGATTTATATTTTATGATCAATCCAAACGTTATGTTGGTCAAAGCTCCTCCGCATACATTAAGGAGCTTGACGGCCTAAGCAAAGTCGGCGTTTTCGTCAATGCTAGCCTCTCAGCAATTCTAGATAAAATAACTGAATTCCAACTAAATGTAATTCAATTGCATGGCGATGAATCTGTCGAATTCTGTCTTGAATTGAAAGAAAAATCAGGGGTTATCATCTTGAAAGCCTTCGGAGTTGATCAAAACTTTGACTGGATACAGCTTGATCCTTACGCTAAAGTTGTGGACTACTTTTTATTTGATACCAAAAGTAGTTCCTATGGTGGTACAGGAGTACAATTTGACTGGTCCCTATTGGACCAATACAAACTTACTACCCCCTATTTTCTCAGCGGTGGTTTAGATCCCGAAAATATCAAAACAGCGCTAGAAAGAAATGATCCACGACTATATGCCCTGGATTTAAATTCAAAATTTGAAGTAGAACCCGGCTTAAAAGATATTGCGCTATTAAGCCACAGTATAAATACAATTAAAAAATGA
- the trpB gene encoding tryptophan synthase subunit beta, giving the protein MSIYQVNEKGYYGPFGGAYIPEMLYPNVKELREEYLKIIEEESFQEEFNQLLSDYVGRPSPLYHAKRLSEKYGTTIYLKREDLNHTGAHKINNTIGQILLAERLGKKRIIAETGAGQHGVATATVCALKGIQCAVYMGEVDIQRQAPNVARMKMMGAEVIPATSGSKTLKDATNEALRDWINNPVDTHYIIGSVVGPHPYPDMVARFQSIISAETKKQLLTKTGRENPDIVLACVGGGSNAAGMFYHYLDEESVQLYAVEAAGHGVDSGESAATTALGKEGVLHGSRSILMQTADGQVIEPYSISAGLDYPGIGPQHAWLFKSGRGNYVSVTDDEAMRAGLELTRLEGIIPAIESSHALAYLEKIPFKGDETVVVCLSGRGDKDLDNYMKYFDF; this is encoded by the coding sequence ATGAGTATATATCAAGTCAATGAAAAAGGATATTATGGTCCCTTTGGAGGAGCCTATATCCCTGAGATGCTCTATCCAAATGTGAAAGAGCTACGTGAAGAATATCTCAAAATTATCGAAGAAGAGAGCTTTCAGGAGGAATTTAACCAACTGCTCAGCGATTATGTCGGACGTCCTTCTCCATTATATCATGCCAAGCGTCTATCTGAAAAATATGGAACTACGATTTACTTAAAACGGGAGGATCTTAACCATACCGGAGCGCATAAAATCAACAATACCATTGGCCAAATTCTATTAGCGGAACGCCTGGGCAAAAAGCGCATCATTGCGGAGACAGGCGCAGGACAGCATGGCGTAGCCACAGCGACCGTCTGTGCGCTCAAAGGTATACAATGTGCAGTGTACATGGGAGAAGTTGATATTCAACGTCAAGCTCCAAATGTAGCACGGATGAAAATGATGGGTGCTGAAGTTATTCCGGCAACTTCAGGCTCCAAAACATTAAAGGATGCTACCAATGAGGCTTTGCGAGATTGGATCAACAATCCCGTTGACACCCATTATATCATTGGCTCTGTTGTGGGCCCGCACCCTTATCCCGATATGGTTGCCCGGTTTCAGTCTATTATTTCTGCCGAAACGAAAAAACAGCTCTTGACAAAAACAGGAAGAGAAAATCCAGATATTGTATTGGCCTGTGTCGGTGGAGGCTCCAATGCGGCAGGTATGTTCTATCATTACCTCGATGAAGAATCGGTTCAATTGTATGCCGTAGAGGCCGCTGGCCACGGTGTTGATTCAGGCGAATCCGCTGCTACAACAGCATTAGGAAAAGAGGGAGTTTTACATGGAAGCCGATCTATACTTATGCAAACAGCGGATGGCCAGGTCATCGAACCTTACTCCATATCGGCGGGACTCGATTATCCTGGTATTGGCCCCCAACACGCTTGGTTATTCAAATCCGGTAGAGGTAACTATGTCAGCGTAACTGACGACGAAGCGATGCGTGCAGGTCTTGAGCTTACGCGATTAGAAGGTATCATACCGGCTATTGAGAGTTCTCATGCGCTGGCTTATCTGGAAAAAATACCTTTTAAAGGCGATGAGACTGTCGTTGTCTGTCTTTCTGGACGTGGTGACAAGGATCTAGATAATTATATGAAATACTTTGATTTTTAA
- a CDS encoding lysophospholipid acyltransferase family protein, with amino-acid sequence MILLLKKLHRYWYFISVLLVFLLFFPYIYFLARRPEKNYARIARMRRWVSVGGSALAGVFFKVSYESKIDWNRSMVLCPNHTSVLDITALTYLCPAPFSFIGKASLLKNPVTRIFFKTIDIPVTRRSKVSSFKAFQRANELVRSGRSVVIFPEGKIDDGFPPQIHAFKSGAFRIAIQNDVPTVPIIIENAWDIFFDDGSKRGSRPGIVKIHVFKPIETKDFNDDNASELEKVVYDKMHSYWIMKNKSYFHNLENLQKICQERS; translated from the coding sequence ATGATCTTATTGCTCAAAAAACTCCATCGGTATTGGTATTTTATCAGCGTCCTACTTGTTTTTCTTCTGTTTTTCCCTTATATCTATTTCCTGGCACGCCGCCCTGAAAAAAATTATGCTCGGATCGCCCGTATGCGACGCTGGGTATCAGTTGGTGGTTCGGCCTTAGCTGGTGTATTTTTTAAGGTGAGCTATGAATCAAAAATTGATTGGAACCGTTCCATGGTATTGTGTCCCAATCATACTTCGGTCTTGGATATAACAGCCCTCACCTACTTGTGCCCCGCTCCTTTTTCATTTATTGGAAAAGCTTCCCTGCTTAAAAACCCGGTTACACGCATTTTTTTCAAAACAATAGATATCCCGGTCACAAGAAGAAGTAAAGTATCTTCTTTCAAGGCTTTTCAACGTGCCAATGAACTCGTCCGAAGCGGAAGAAGTGTGGTTATCTTCCCAGAAGGAAAAATCGACGATGGTTTCCCCCCACAGATTCACGCATTTAAATCCGGAGCCTTTCGAATTGCTATTCAGAATGACGTTCCCACAGTACCAATTATTATTGAAAATGCCTGGGATATCTTTTTCGATGACGGCTCGAAAAGAGGATCTCGGCCGGGAATAGTTAAAATACATGTATTCAAGCCGATAGAGACTAAAGATTTTAACGATGATAATGCATCGGAACTAGAAAAAGTTGTATATGACAAAATGCATTCCTATTGGATTATGAAGAATAAATCGTATTTTCATAACCTAGAGAACCTCCAAAAAATATGTCAGGAAAGATCTTAA
- a CDS encoding DsrE family protein gives MKKQFTIACILLAIMTIQAKAQDNKLLLDNHQYSGAVAKKKAYKAIYQLDSNDPKTIEKAIRNINNVLKDPRLKGRLQIELVAFSGGTEAYLKKNSQYEKPLKDLVEKGVIVAQCLNTLEEKHIAKEELFDFIGYVPSGNGELILRANEGWVIVKP, from the coding sequence ATGAAAAAACAATTTACAATCGCTTGTATTTTATTAGCGATAATGACTATTCAAGCGAAAGCACAGGACAATAAATTGTTGCTCGATAACCATCAATACAGCGGTGCCGTTGCGAAGAAAAAAGCGTATAAAGCTATCTATCAACTGGACAGCAATGATCCAAAAACAATTGAAAAAGCAATTCGCAATATTAACAATGTCTTGAAGGACCCGCGATTAAAAGGACGTTTACAAATTGAACTGGTTGCATTTTCTGGCGGTACCGAAGCCTACCTAAAAAAGAACAGCCAATACGAGAAACCCTTGAAAGATCTCGTCGAGAAAGGCGTTATCGTAGCGCAATGCCTGAATACGTTGGAAGAGAAACATATTGCCAAAGAAGAGCTATTTGATTTTATAGGTTATGTTCCTAGCGGAAATGGTGAATTAATCTTACGCGCAAATGAAGGTTGGGTTATCGTTAAACCATAG
- a CDS encoding molybdate ABC transporter substrate-binding protein — MRNFLLLGLTIALLGVQEIKAQEHRFDPPWNTPPESALNFTVPGIDNIPDLYGDIENPQLTVFFAGNQFMVVDDLLASFKQEYPQYERIFVETLPPGILAKQIKGGSITIGNLRITHKPDIYTASKRAINEMADYFSHTQVYCYNNICLMVPKGNPANISTLNDLGNDKVRISMPNPQWEGIGEQIKASYRKAGGEQLVKKIMEDKVNDGSTYLTKIHHRESPMRVLYGQADAAPVWSSEVVYQKLIGHPVEGIIIPDAQNTTATYVAAKLKTAPHAQAADDFLKFMDSATAKDIYKKYGFTVD; from the coding sequence ATGAGAAATTTTCTACTGCTTGGTCTAACAATAGCATTATTGGGTGTCCAGGAAATTAAGGCACAAGAACATCGTTTTGATCCGCCCTGGAATACTCCACCAGAATCGGCGCTAAATTTTACGGTACCCGGAATAGACAATATTCCAGATTTATATGGTGATATCGAGAATCCGCAGCTTACCGTTTTTTTCGCTGGCAATCAATTTATGGTCGTCGATGATCTACTCGCATCATTCAAACAAGAATACCCACAATACGAACGTATTTTTGTTGAAACACTGCCACCAGGCATTTTAGCCAAGCAGATTAAAGGCGGTTCAATTACGATAGGCAATCTACGCATTACGCATAAACCCGATATTTACACGGCGAGTAAACGGGCGATCAACGAAATGGCAGATTATTTTAGCCATACGCAGGTGTATTGCTATAACAATATCTGTTTGATGGTTCCAAAAGGAAATCCCGCTAATATCAGCACATTGAATGATCTGGGGAATGACAAAGTTCGTATCAGCATGCCTAATCCCCAATGGGAAGGAATTGGGGAGCAGATCAAAGCATCCTATAGAAAAGCCGGGGGCGAACAACTCGTCAAAAAAATCATGGAAGATAAGGTCAATGACGGCAGCACTTATCTGACTAAGATCCACCATCGCGAAAGCCCTATGCGTGTGTTGTACGGACAAGCAGACGCTGCTCCGGTATGGTCATCTGAAGTCGTTTACCAAAAACTAATTGGTCATCCTGTCGAAGGAATCATCATTCCTGATGCCCAAAATACGACTGCAACTTACGTTGCCGCAAAGCTTAAAACTGCGCCGCATGCTCAGGCAGCAGATGACTTCTTAAAATTCATGGACTCTGCAACAGCCAAGGATATTTACAAGAAATATGGGTTTACAGTAGACTAA
- a CDS encoding ABC transporter ATP-binding protein, which yields MSGKILIEIKDIAREYQIGAETIHALSSVTLNIHKGEFVALMGPSGSGKSTLMNILGCLDTPSRGEYILNGINVSDMTDDELAEVRNKEIGFVFQTFNLLPKNTALENVALPLIYAGYNKVKREEKATAALESVGLGHRMDHRPNELSGGQRQRVAVARALINDPSIILADEPTGNLDTKTSIEIMGLLEEIHSKGNTIILVTHEEDIALHAHRIVRMRDGLIENDYPNPDIKSVSPRLNALNEKGSDFENI from the coding sequence ATGTCAGGAAAGATCTTAATCGAAATCAAGGATATTGCCAGAGAGTACCAAATTGGTGCAGAAACAATTCATGCCTTAAGCTCCGTTACACTCAACATCCATAAAGGAGAATTTGTTGCCTTAATGGGGCCTTCAGGATCAGGCAAGTCCACGTTAATGAACATTCTCGGTTGTTTGGATACCCCTAGCCGGGGAGAATATATCCTCAACGGGATTAATGTGAGTGACATGACTGACGATGAACTCGCCGAAGTAAGAAACAAAGAAATTGGTTTTGTCTTTCAAACGTTTAACCTATTACCAAAGAATACAGCACTTGAAAATGTTGCACTTCCCCTAATTTATGCGGGCTATAATAAAGTTAAACGTGAGGAAAAAGCTACTGCAGCATTGGAAAGTGTCGGCTTAGGACATCGTATGGATCATAGGCCGAACGAGCTCTCAGGAGGACAACGACAACGTGTGGCTGTTGCAAGAGCGTTGATCAACGATCCATCCATTATACTTGCCGATGAGCCAACAGGAAACCTTGATACCAAAACGTCTATTGAAATTATGGGTCTACTGGAAGAAATTCACTCCAAGGGCAATACCATTATCCTAGTGACTCATGAAGAGGATATCGCATTACATGCACACCGTATTGTACGCATGCGAGATGGCTTGATCGAAAATGATTATCCAAATCCTGATATTAAATCCGTGTCCCCAAGACTTAATGCGTTAAACGAAAAGGGAAGTGATTTTGAGAATATCTAA